The window CTTGGCGCGGCGATCGGCGAGATAGTCGGCTTCGGCGAGTGGATCGATAATGAGCGTGGTCATGGCGGTTTCTCCCGACCTGAATTATAGCTCAATCGCGCTGGCGGCTCGTAGCTGAGCTATTTCTTCGGCTGCAGTTCAATCATCGACTTCGCTAGCGCACCGCCGATGTCTTTCATCGTGCGGCAACTGCCGAGGTAGTGGAAGGGATAGTCGCTGCCGACCTTGTTCCATTCGTCGATGTTATCGCGCCAGCCTTTTTTGTAGACGGCTTCGGCGGCGGTGTCCCAAAAGACGTCGGTTTTCACGAGCGCGACGTTCCCTTTGAATTCGGCGGCGTCGAGCACGGCGGCTTGGGCTTCTTTGAATTTCTGCACGTTGCCGGTCGCCTTCTCGCCATCGACACCCATTTGGCCGATGACAAACGGCAGATTCGGCTTGTCCAAGTCCTTCCGCACATCGCGAATGAAGTGTTGCAGATTCACGGTGTACTCGGCCGTGTAATCGGCGTTGATCATGTCATTCCAGCCTTGGAACCAAGCCAGGCCGCACAGCTCGTACTTCAGATCGGTCGCGCCGGGAAATTGATTCTTAAGATCGGCAAGCGTTTCGCGAACCTCTTTCAGCATGTCGCGATACGCGGCGCCAAACGGCGTCTTCACATCATCGAGCGTGGCTTCCGGTTTTTTCTTCTGCATCTCGGTGAGCATCTTCTGCAGCACTTCATCCTTCGGCAGACCGGCGCTCGGCGAGCGAAAGTCGCGATAGAGGCTCCTGCCGCCCCAAGCTGTTTTGATCAGCAGCACCGGCTCTTCGTAGTGATTGCCGACGACCGTGCCGAACTCGATCTCGGGACCGATGCACTTTGGCGAGCCGTAGCCGATGGTGAGCGGTCCGGCGCGATCGAGAAACTTGATCCGCACATCCGAGCGTTCGATCCACTTGCCATCTTTCTGCCAATGGGCAAAGAGGTCGCGCGTTTCCGGCTGTGCGATTTGATATTCGAGGAGAGAGACCTTCCCCTTTCCCTCCATGTTGGATTGGCCGGCGAGGATAAAGACTTTGATCGGGCGATCGGCGGCAGAGAGTTTGAGCGATCCAAACGCCAACAGCAGAAGCGACACGCAAACAGTGCGAATCATGGCAGGCTCACGCGGAGAGGGGGATGATAGAGCAGCGAACGAAGTATAAGTTCGCCGCTCACCCGTCGAAAGAAGCTACCTGCTGATCGCTACCAACTGAACTCTGGCGAATTCAGCAACATTCCAATTTACTTGCTGGCCGTGGTCAGATTCGTAGCGGCTTGCAAGCCAGCCCGCAGGATGGCATCGTCACCGGCAGCAACCGGCTGGCCCGGCACCGGCTTGGCGACCGAGCGAACCACGATGTCCGGATCGATACCCTTCTTGCTGATCGCAGTGCCGTTCGGCGTGAACCACTGAGCCGTAGTCAAGCGGATGCCGGTGTGGTTCACGGCCAGCGGGAAGATGCCTTGCACCGAACCCTTACCGTAGCTCTTCTCACCGACCACCGTGCCGCGGTGATGATCGTGGATGGCACCGGCGAGAATTTCGCTGGCACTGGCCGAGTCGTGATCGATCAGCACCACCAACGGCATGCCCCACGTGTTTTCGGTCTTGCCCCAGTGCGAGGCGTTTTCGCGATTGCTACGGCCGCGAGTTTCCACAATCAGACCGTCCTTCACAAACTTGTCGGCCACGTCGACGGCAGCCGTCAGCAGACCACCTGGGTTGCCGCGGAGGTCCATGATCAGGCTCCGCATGCCCTGCTTGTGCAGGCTCCACAGAGCAGCGTCCACATCTCGCGAAGTCGTCTTCTGAAAGCTCGTCAGTTTGAAGTAACCGACGCCCGTGTCGTCGATCATCCGCACGTCTTCAACGCTGGGGACTTCGACACGGCGGCGAGCAAGCTTCAGGGTACGCAACTCACCGGTTGGGTTGCGGAGCGTGACCGAGACCAGGCTCCCTTCCGTGCCGCGAAGTAGATCGGCCAACTGATCAGGCGAAACTTGATCGCTACTCTTTTCATCGACTTGCACAATGCGATCGCCAGCCCGCACGCCGCCTTGCTGAGCAGGGCCGCCGCTGATGACGTTCACCACGAGCAGGCCGGCCGGTTCGGTCTTCAGCTCCACACCCAGGCCGACAAAGTTGCCTTCGATTTGAGCGAAGATTTCGTCCATCTGGCTGTCGGTGAGGAAGCTCGAGTATTCATCGAGGGCCGCGGCAGCGCCACTGGCATATTCCAGAATGATGGCTTGCGGGGCGATCGAGTAGCGATGCTTGATCGTACGGGCGATGGCTTCGACCAGATCCTTCGCAGCGCGACGATCGTCGATCGGCTGGCGGTCGGTCCAAAAGCGAATGTCACGTTGCAGCTGAGCGTGCTGTTCGGCGGTCAGGTTCAAGCGGTTCGAGGAAGCGAACACCGGTTCGGTGAGAGCAGCGCCCAGGTTGGTCGTGCCTTGCCGCACCAGATCTTGCCACTTCGGCGCGGTTACATAGTGGGCCGAAACCTTCAGCAGCACATCTTCATAGATCTGCAGGGCTTCGACTTCGGTGAGCGTGTGAATGGCCTTCGTGTAGCTGCCGTCGTTGTAGCGGCGGGCCACATCGTAGTGAGCCTTGACCATGGTCAAGCGTTGCTTGAGCTCAGGTCGTTCGGGGTTGGCTTTGAGGGCGTCTTCATAGTGCAGCACAGCCTCGGCCCAGCGTTTTTGCTGTTCGAGCTGCGAGCCTTGCTCGAGCGCCTGGGCGAGATCGCCGTGATTGATCGCAGCGCCGCTATTGAGAGCGGGAGCGTTCAAAAGTGGTTGCTGAGCGCGACCAACGGTCGGAATGACCGTCAATGCGGCGAGAGCAACAATGCAGAGCGGGGAGTTGAAGCGTAGAGTCATCTGCCTTCTCGGCCGGCGTGCTTCCGCTCCCCACGCCTGCACCATCCGGCCGAGCGCAAACGCGCAAGCAGCAGGGATGGAGCCGGGGAGCGGAACCACGCCGTTTCAGGATGCGGGCGAATCATCGGACCGAGAACTTGACGGCAGCGGGGAAGCTGCCGGCCGGTGCAGAAATCGAAGGTCCCGATCACAACGACAGAATCGCTACAACCGGGCTGGAGCCCCTCAAATCCCGCGGCCAGCTCACGCAATGTGAATTGCGTGCGAAGCATCAGCCAGATGGAATATAGGACACGATTTTGCCGTGGTCAAAGAAAGTGGCGACGAACTCTACGCTTCCCTGTGCAGCGCGGTCTAACAATCGACACAAGCGGCATGATGAGTTACGGAACCGCGTGGCCGTTGGTTCGCGCGGGCGTTTCGGAGGTCGCCTCGTAGCGATTTTGCGGACTTTTTTGCCGAACGCGATTCATCAGCCGCCAAAGAACTGATCGGCGCGATAGGTTTTTGACTTCGCATGCGCCGCGGCTTGGCGAACATGCCAGGCTCGCGGCGAGAAGTGGGAATCGAGCAACGAACCAACCGCATCTCCTCTCTTCCTCTCCTCGGCACTCCGGGGAAAGGGCTGAGGTGAGGGGCAGACGCCACAACCGATCCCGACTAACTCAAACGTATCCCCCGCGCGAAAAGAAAAGTGCTCCGTCAGGCCCGCCAGCTTCGCCACAAACAGCGTTTGCTTGCCACCTTTCCGCCGCGGCAAAAAGATCGCGCCGTGCCAGTTCTCTTCCGCCGTCTCTGTCGACTGTTGTGATTCAGCAGACATCGCCGCCGTAATAAGCCGTTCGCCGCGCTGCGACAGTTCGAGCGACGCGGGAAACTTCGGCTCGACGGCAATCTTCCCTGCGGCGTACGGCGTGCCGAACATCGTCCGCTCGATCCAAGCGAAAGCACTTAACGAGTTCCAAGCCTGAATCAAAAACATCGCCGGCATGCCCTCCGGCATCGTGCTCGTCGGCTGCACGTGAATGCCAATGAGCGATTCGCGGAAAGTGATCCCCATGAAGCGAGCTTCGGTCGCGCTCACAAAAACCTGCGCGAGTCCATCGGCCGCCAAGGGCTGCAGATTTTCCGCCGCGAGTTTCTCCCGCCAGTACGCCAGATCAGCCGTGCCGTGCAGCGTCACTTCTTTGACGGGGGAGACTTCGGCGACGTATTTCACCGGTTGCATTTTCATGTTGCTTACCAATCGCCCACGCTGCCGTCGCTGAGAAAGACACGTTGCAGCAGTTCCTGTTCGAACGGATGCTTGCGCACTTCGGCTTCGTTGATCTCAATGCCCAGGCCAGGCCGAGTGTTCGGTCGCACGATGCGTCCTTTCGGGTCAATCGAAAAACCTTCCTGCACTACGTCGTTGCGCCAGGGAACGTCGTTGTGAACCGTTTCGCAAATGATGTAGCTCGGCTGCGAGAAGCCGAACTCCAGCGAAGCCGCGGTGCTCACCGGCCCTTGTGGATTGTGCGGCGCGAGTGAAATGCGATGGGCCTCGGCCAGTGCGGCGATGCGACGAGCTTCCGATAGACCGCCGCAGTGCGTGATATCGAGCTGACAAACTTCGCACCCGCGGGCCGCAAACAAATCGCGGAACTGCGCGAGATGCGTCATCCGCTCGCCGGTCGCGACGGGCGTGACCAGCTCGCGATTGATCATCGCCAGCCCTTCGATGTTCTCTGCCCAGCAGGGCTCTTCGAAAAAGTAGAGATGATACGGCTCGAGCGCCTTGCCGAATTGCAAACCCATCGCCGGCGAAGGCCGAGCATGGCAATCGACCATGATGTCGATCTCCTCGCCGACTGCTTCGCGCATCGCGCGCACGGCCGCTTCGGCAGCGCGGATCGGCTTCATCCCTTCCAGCGGCAACGTCGAGGGCACGGCCATGCTCTTGAACGCGGTGTAACCATCGGCCACGGCCTGCTGCGCGAGCTCGGCAAATCGTTTCGCATTGTCGACCGGCGTTTCATAAAAATCTTCCATCCGCCCGCCGCCGAGATGGCAATACGTGCGGACATGATCGCGCACCGGACCGCCCCAGAGTTTGCTGCAGGGCATGCTCGCCACCTTGCCGAGAATATCCCACAGCGCGAGATCGATACCGGCGATCGCCGTGGCGCGCACGATGCCCGTGCCGTGCCAGAAGTGTTGGCGGTGCATCATCTGCCACAGGTGTTCGATCCGCGTGGGATCTTCACCGACGAGGAGTTGCGAAAGATCCTCAAGCGCGCCAACCACGGCCCGCGTGTGCCACTCGAGCGTCGCTTCGCCCCAACCGAACAGGCCCGGCTGATCGGTGTGGACCTTCACAAAGATCCAATTCCGCATGCGGGCGTGACAGACGAGTGGCTCGATCCGGGTGATTTTCATGGGCGATGCTTGCGGGCCGCTGGTGGTATTTGCGTATTACGATTCGAGGCGAACCGTTATGATGGCGGGAACATTTTGTTCCGGGAGTTTCGTCATGTACAGATTGCTGGCTTGCACTGCACTGGTTGCCGCCTTCCTGCTGACCCATCGTTCTGCTGCAGCGCAGATTCCGGGCGCGCCGGCGTTTCCGGTGCAGCTGCGAATCTTCGAGAAGTATGACGAGAACCTGGCCACTCTGCTGGTCAAAGAGTCGTATCTCGCCGAGCGACCCGTGACCGTGGTGAGCATCAACGCGGCCGGCGTGGAAGAAAAACGTGTCGAGAAGACGATGGAAGTTCGCGAGGCCACTTCGAAGTACCTGCTCGCCGAAACCACGATCTACACCGTCGGCGGCAAAGAACTCGACCGCAAAGTCGCCGCTAAAGAAATCAAAAAGGGGCAACCGGTGATCATGGTCACCCCTTTCAGCAAACTCCCCGATGCCTACAAACAACTCTTCCGCGACGATGCGATCATCCTCGAAGTGAAAGCCCTCGGGACGCTGCCCGATCTCGACGGCGTGCCACCAGAGAAACCGTAAACCGAGAGCGACCAAGCCGGAGGCTAGCGCCTGGCGGCTGATAAGACGATCGGCAATTTGGTTTTGAACGAATTTGGAAATCTCTAGTACGAATGGATTCTATGCGACTCTCTCTCCTAACCCTGTTCTGCTGCGGTCTCGGTTTGGCCACTCAGCTTCACGCCCAATCGCCGCCCGCGCCGCAAGTGATGGGCGTCGGTGGCTACGACGCGGCATCGAAAGTTCTCAGCCTCAACTTCACGGTGATGCTCACGCGCGAAGTGCTGCAACGGCAAACAGCCCCCGATGGCAAACTGATCGCCGTCCCGGTCACGGTCTTCGAAGAATCGCTTCGCCGCCAAGACCTGAACCTGGCCGATCTCAAATTCAGCAACGTGGCTGGCAAGGACCTCAACGCCGCCGACGCTGCTAAGAAACTAAAGCCCGGCCAGGCCGTTGTCGTCCTGACGATGGGCGCGAATCTCTCGAAGTTGCAACGCAGTCTCTACCGCGACGACGCGATCATCATCGAAGTCAAACCGATGACGCCAACACCAGCGCAAGGCCCGCCGCCCGCACCGTAGGCCGCTGGCGGCGGAAATGCGCCGTGATGAATTTGCTGTGAAGAAATCGGAGGCGAGCAAGACGCAGACATCGAGCGCGAATAGAGAGTAAAGGAGCGTTCGATGAGCAGCAGTGAGCAGCCAGTCGCCGACAAGCCGATCACCGTCTGGGAGGTCGCTCAAACGCTGACTGGATTTCTGCTGCTGCTCGCGATTGGCTACTCCTGGCTGTTCACGCTCACGTTCATCAATCGTTGCAACATTCGGTGGAACAAACAGAACTACGGGTTGGAAACATTTGTCGTGACGGCGGTTGATTACGACGCGAATGGCGAGTTTGGCCCTGATTATCATCTCGATGGAGAAGTTGCAGGGAGCTCTGAGCGGCACGTGCCGCGACTGCGCCGCGATCAAGCGGTGAGAGGAAAGGGGGATCTGGCACGGCTATTCCCCGCGGGGACGAAACTCGCCGTTTACTACAACCCCACAATGCCGCGCTCGATTATCCAGAACGAGTCTCTCCGCGTCCTGACTGCCGAACCGGACTTCTGGCAAAAAGAAATCAACTTGACGGTCTGGCTAGGCTGGCGAGTGTTTTTGCCGGTACCAGTCATGGCGACGATCTACCTGCTGGTGCGGAGAGAAAACTTTCGACGGTCCCAGCTGATTGCGGCCGGGAGTGACGTTGCAAAACGGGGTCGGCAAGCAGTTGACTAAATGGTGAACATTAGTACAATATCGATGGCGTGTCGCCATGCCGTGATCGTTGGCAATTTGGTGGAAGATCAGGATCCGTAGCCAGCTGCGATTGCACCTTCGCTCTCATCTCGAAGAGATCACTTGGGGGAATGAGGCGACACACGCAGATGTGGACGGCGATGATTGAATGGTGGTGGAGAACGGTTGTGAATCGTTGTGGAAACTGTTGTGAAGTTCGACGGCAATTCGAGTGACGTTTAAGGGTTTGCATCGATGGGATGCACGGCAAGTTGCGAAGCAGCAGTAAGTTGAATCACCTGAAAACGTCGCAAGTGGTTATGCGACCACGGTTGTGAAAGTGTTGTAAAAAAATACGGAGAATGGTGGTGATTTGTTGCGTAAGCAATGGCTAGCGAAGAGCTTGCGGCAGTTTCAATTCGCGCTCACAACTGTTGTGAAGCTCGTACACCGCCAGTGTTAAGGGCAGTGGCGGCGGCGCAAGTCGCTACGCAGGTCGCGGTACGGCGTAACGCAGTTCGGCGAGGCCGTTGTTGATCTGTTCGACGGAGAGCAACTTCAACGGCGGCGTGATGATGCGGCGGGGGAGGAGTGGCTTGCCGGTGACGAGTGTGACCGCGCCGATTTGGAGGATGAGTTCGTCGAGCAAGCCGGCGTCGTAGAATTGGCCGACGAGTTCGCCGCCACCAACGATCCAGAGATTTTTGCCACCGGCGGCAGCGGTCATTTGCTCATGGATGGGGCGGACATCGCCAGAGACAAAGCGGATATCGGCGCCGGGAATGACGGGCAGCTGGCGCGTGGTAAAGATCCAGGTCGGTTGTGAGTAAGGCCAGGGTTCGCCGGCTGGATCGCCAGGTTTGATGGCATGGCGGAGGAGCCATTCGTAAGTGGTCGAGCCCATGGCAAGGGCGCCGACATTGCGAATGAATTCGCCGTAGCTAGTTTCGCTCGGATCGCCGAGCTGAAAGAGCCACTCGAGGGAATCGTCCTCGGTGGCGATGAAACCGTCGAGACTGCATGCGGTGTAGTATTGCGTGGGCATGCCACGATCATACATTTCCCTCCCGCGATCGTGACACGGGAGGGATGAACGCCGCGAACTCGCCTAGGCCTTGGCCGCGATGTTGATATAGGCGTGCACGTGGGGTGCGCCGCGGAAGTGCCAGACAAACGACGGACCTTCGACGCGCCAGATATCCCAGGTCTTGTCCTGACCGAGATCGCCCGTTTGATAGAAGGCCATGTGGAGCTTGCTCACGCCGCCATCGGCTTTGAGCATGGCCATCACTTCATCGGCGTCTTCGGCACGGTACGGAGCAAGCAGCACCTTGAGGGTGTCTTCGACCAGTTCCTGCTGATCACTGCTTAGTTCGCTCACACCGACGCCGGGGAACTTGCCGCTGGCACCTTGGATCTGCACTTTGTCTTCGCCAGGTGCATTCGCGAGCAGCGCCTTCTCGGCTTGCTTCGGATCGAGGGCTTTGAAGACCTCGTTGGTCTTTTGCGTTTGATAGAGGTAGAGGTTTTCCTTGGGATTTTCTTCGCCGTGGCCATAGATCAGCGGCCCGCCGAAGGCAGCCTTGTCGACGCTGTCGCCATCGGCCCGCAGTGTGAGATGGCGGCCGGTAAGAGTCCACTGAAACTTGCCCGAGTCGGGGTTGCCGAAGAAGGCCATGCTGTAAGCACCGACGCCGCCGTCGTCGTATTCGGTTTGCTTCAGCAGCCGCTGATAGCCGTCTTCGGAGCAGACGCGCTTGACGATTTCGTTGGCTTGGGCCTTTTGTTCCTTGGTATAGAACGGGTCGTCGATCTTTTGCTTGGTGATGTGCCAGTTGGCGTTGATCTTTTTGCGGAGGTCGTGATCGAAGTCAAAGCAAACGGCTTTGCGTTGCTCGGCAGAGAGTGACTTGAAGAGCTCGGCAGCCACGGTTTCGGCGGCGCTCTTGGGCGAAGGCGCGGCAAAGACAGAGCTGGTCAGCAGCGGCGCGGCTGCGGTGGCGAGGGCTACGCCGCCTACCGCGCGGAGGAAGTCGCGACGATCGACTTCGCAGTCGGGACAGGCTTTTTTCTTCAGGTTCATGCTTGCTCTCCGGTTCAATTTCTGGGGAGGGATAACTGGCGGGAACGCCCGGCATTGTAGCGAAGCGGCGCGGCGGGTGCGAAACTAAATCGTGCCGGAATGGTTTACTACTTGGCCGAGTCCGTGTTGTCGCCGCCTCTCCTTAACTTGGTGCTCACATGCAGACGAAAATGTGCTTTGTGTTGATGGGCTTGTGTTCTGTTGGTCTCTTAGGCAACGCGTTCGGACAGGAACGGGCTTCGGAACGAGGGAGGGTCGCCGCTCGGCCTGCAATCGGCGAACCGACCAATCCAGTCACTCAGCTGCGAGTCGATAAAGTCGCGCCGAGCCTGAAGCATGACTCGCGGGTGATTGAGTATGTCGAGAATATGCTGAAGGACTATGACAAGAACAATGACGGCGCGCTCGATAGCACCGAATGGAAAGCCGCCCGCTGGAATACTCCGCCAGAGACCTCCGACACCAATCAAGATGGCAAGCTCGATCGAGATGAGCTCTTGCAACGAATCGCAGCCCGCTTCAGCTTGACTGCCGTCAGCGCTCCGGCTGCGGCCAACGAAAAATCGGTCGCTCGCAAGCTGATTCATTTCGAATTTGTGCTCATCGAACGAGGTGCTGGCGAACTGGGTGTTGATAAGCACAAGACGCCATCGGTCGAGCAGTTGCTGCAACTCGAAAAGGATGGCAAGGCTTCGCAAGTACAGCGGCTGAAGCTTAATGCGCTCGAGAATGTGGAAGCCCGTTTGCAACTCGGCGAGGATGCGCCGTTTGTGACTGGTCGCACGAATCGCGCGGGAGGCGGCGGTTTTGGTGGCTCACAAGAGAGCGTGACTTACAACTCGCTCGGCACGACGATCACACTGACGGCGGAAACGGAAAGCGATGGCAATGTGCTGGCGTCGCTCAATCTGGCTCGCAGCACGGTGGCGCAGCCGAAAGCGGCGGAGAAGATCGAAGGACAAGAGCCGACTACGAATTCGTATCCGCGGCGCGTATCGGGAACGATCGTGACCACGGTTCGCATCAAGCCCGGCGAAGCCACGCTGATCGGCGGTCAGCAAACTCCCACCGGTGCCTCGGCGGGCGAATTGTGGGTGATTGTGACCGCGAAAGTGGACTGAGAGTCGGCTTTCGCTCCGCGAAAGCGGTAGGTCAGGCACTTAAGTGCCTGACCTACGAAGCGGGCGTTTCCGGTTCGGCAGCAGCGGTCTCGGCGAGGAGTTGCTTGCGGTCGATTTCGGTCGCCACGAGATACGACTTGAGATTGGCGAGCATCTTGCGAGCTCGTTCCAACACGTCGGACTGACGGCGGTCGCGGTTGCGGACCGGGCGGACCGAGACTTTGCAGATCGTGCGATCGGCGATGCCTGTGCGGCCGCCGAGATCGAGCTTGCCTTCTTCGAACCACATCTCGATGAGGAAGGCGACCGGGCGATCGCTGCTGCGGCGCATGTGCGGCGAGTTTTGGCCGTTGATACGCAACAGCAGGTGGCCTTCTTCGATCTTCTCGACTTCGGCGTAGTAGTCGGAGACGAAGCCGCGCATCTTTTCGACGACCACGTTGAGCGGCACGGCGGTGGCGAGCGTCTTCTCGAGCAGGTGGTCGGTCTTTTCGCCGCGGAACCAGTTGAACCAGCTCCAAGCCTTTGGCGCGGGCTCTTCGCCCGACCAGCCGCTGCCGAGTTGCACGACGCAGTTGCGGCCGTTTTCCTTAGCTTGATACAAACCGCGGTCAGCCCGGCGGAGCATGGTTTCCGGCGTATCGCCGCTTTGAATTTCGGTCACACCAAAGCTGGCAGTCACGCTGCGGCCGTTGAGGGCTGGCAGCGGCAACTCGGCGAGTTCGGCACGGATTTCGTCGCCCTTGCGAGTCGCACTGCTGTTGTCGCAGTCACTGCAAAGCATGACGAATTCTTCACCGCCGTAGCGAGCGACGAGATCGCCGGCGCGGCAGTTGCGCCGCAGCAAAGCCGCGAAATTCACGAGTACTTCGTCACCGGCCTGGTGACCAAAGGTGTCGTTCACTTTCTTGAAGTGATCGATGTCGCAAATGATCAAGCTGCAGGGGAGATTCCGTTTCATGTGGTCGGAAACGGTCATCGAG is drawn from Anatilimnocola floriformis and contains these coding sequences:
- a CDS encoding sialate O-acetylesterase yields the protein MIRTVCVSLLLLAFGSLKLSAADRPIKVFILAGQSNMEGKGKVSLLEYQIAQPETRDLFAHWQKDGKWIERSDVRIKFLDRAGPLTIGYGSPKCIGPEIEFGTVVGNHYEEPVLLIKTAWGGRSLYRDFRSPSAGLPKDEVLQKMLTEMQKKKPEATLDDVKTPFGAAYRDMLKEVRETLADLKNQFPGATDLKYELCGLAWFQGWNDMINADYTAEYTVNLQHFIRDVRKDLDKPNLPFVIGQMGVDGEKATGNVQKFKEAQAAVLDAAEFKGNVALVKTDVFWDTAAEAVYKKGWRDNIDEWNKVGSDYPFHYLGSCRTMKDIGGALAKSMIELQPKK
- a CDS encoding S41 family peptidase; this translates as MTLRFNSPLCIVALAALTVIPTVGRAQQPLLNAPALNSGAAINHGDLAQALEQGSQLEQQKRWAEAVLHYEDALKANPERPELKQRLTMVKAHYDVARRYNDGSYTKAIHTLTEVEALQIYEDVLLKVSAHYVTAPKWQDLVRQGTTNLGAALTEPVFASSNRLNLTAEQHAQLQRDIRFWTDRQPIDDRRAAKDLVEAIARTIKHRYSIAPQAIILEYASGAAAALDEYSSFLTDSQMDEIFAQIEGNFVGLGVELKTEPAGLLVVNVISGGPAQQGGVRAGDRIVQVDEKSSDQVSPDQLADLLRGTEGSLVSVTLRNPTGELRTLKLARRRVEVPSVEDVRMIDDTGVGYFKLTSFQKTTSRDVDAALWSLHKQGMRSLIMDLRGNPGGLLTAAVDVADKFVKDGLIVETRGRSNRENASHWGKTENTWGMPLVVLIDHDSASASEILAGAIHDHHRGTVVGEKSYGKGSVQGIFPLAVNHTGIRLTTAQWFTPNGTAISKKGIDPDIVVRSVAKPVPGQPVAAGDDAILRAGLQAATNLTTASK
- a CDS encoding enolase C-terminal domain-like protein, which produces MKITRIEPLVCHARMRNWIFVKVHTDQPGLFGWGEATLEWHTRAVVGALEDLSQLLVGEDPTRIEHLWQMMHRQHFWHGTGIVRATAIAGIDLALWDILGKVASMPCSKLWGGPVRDHVRTYCHLGGGRMEDFYETPVDNAKRFAELAQQAVADGYTAFKSMAVPSTLPLEGMKPIRAAEAAVRAMREAVGEEIDIMVDCHARPSPAMGLQFGKALEPYHLYFFEEPCWAENIEGLAMINRELVTPVATGERMTHLAQFRDLFAARGCEVCQLDITHCGGLSEARRIAALAEAHRISLAPHNPQGPVSTAASLEFGFSQPSYIICETVHNDVPWRNDVVQEGFSIDPKGRIVRPNTRPGLGIEINEAEVRKHPFEQELLQRVFLSDGSVGDW
- a CDS encoding dihydrofolate reductase family protein, translating into MPTQYYTACSLDGFIATEDDSLEWLFQLGDPSETSYGEFIRNVGALAMGSTTYEWLLRHAIKPGDPAGEPWPYSQPTWIFTTRQLPVIPGADIRFVSGDVRPIHEQMTAAAGGKNLWIVGGGELVGQFYDAGLLDELILQIGAVTLVTGKPLLPRRIITPPLKLLSVEQINNGLAELRYAVPRPA
- a CDS encoding DUF3500 domain-containing protein is translated as MNLKKKACPDCEVDRRDFLRAVGGVALATAAAPLLTSSVFAAPSPKSAAETVAAELFKSLSAEQRKAVCFDFDHDLRKKINANWHITKQKIDDPFYTKEQKAQANEIVKRVCSEDGYQRLLKQTEYDDGGVGAYSMAFFGNPDSGKFQWTLTGRHLTLRADGDSVDKAAFGGPLIYGHGEENPKENLYLYQTQKTNEVFKALDPKQAEKALLANAPGEDKVQIQGASGKFPGVGVSELSSDQQELVEDTLKVLLAPYRAEDADEVMAMLKADGGVSKLHMAFYQTGDLGQDKTWDIWRVEGPSFVWHFRGAPHVHAYINIAAKA